A region of Massilia sp. KIM DNA encodes the following proteins:
- a CDS encoding MBL fold metallo-hydrolase has protein sequence MRLVFATIFIGILSIMAYCSYASAATPAYDSPQFQDGKFRNAKALREYSLGEMARLWWKAMFDKPAGTVPTGTVPVRQLTQAELLAAPDNTLYRLGHSTMLIKLGGAFYLTDPVFSERASPVQWAGPARFHAPPIAIDALPPIKAVILSHDHYDHLDHAAIMALAAKTEHFLTPLGVGERLVDWGVERAKVRQFDWWQGTEIEGVRFVATPAQHFSGRSLRDRDSTLWASWVILHEDLRLFFSGDTGYFKGFKEIGAKYGPFDLAMVETGAYDKMWPDVHMQPEETLQAFLDLDARWLLPVHNGTFDLAMHRWQEPLERISELAAGRGVALTTPEMGEALDLRRPHAGRAWWRGAD, from the coding sequence ATGCGCCTCGTCTTCGCCACCATCTTCATAGGGATACTCAGCATCATGGCCTATTGCAGCTATGCCTCGGCGGCCACGCCGGCCTACGATTCACCCCAGTTCCAGGACGGAAAATTCCGCAACGCCAAGGCGCTGCGCGAGTACAGCCTGGGCGAGATGGCCCGGTTGTGGTGGAAGGCCATGTTCGACAAGCCGGCCGGCACGGTGCCGACCGGGACGGTGCCAGTGCGCCAGCTGACCCAGGCCGAGCTGCTGGCGGCGCCCGACAATACCCTCTACCGCCTCGGGCACTCGACCATGCTGATCAAGCTGGGCGGCGCCTTCTACCTGACCGACCCGGTGTTCTCCGAGCGTGCCTCGCCGGTGCAGTGGGCCGGGCCGGCGCGCTTCCACGCGCCGCCGATCGCCATCGACGCGCTGCCGCCGATCAAGGCGGTGATCCTCTCACATGACCATTACGACCATCTCGACCATGCCGCCATCATGGCGCTGGCGGCCAAGACCGAGCACTTCCTCACTCCGCTGGGCGTGGGCGAGCGCCTGGTCGACTGGGGCGTGGAGCGCGCCAAGGTGCGCCAGTTCGACTGGTGGCAGGGCACGGAGATCGAGGGCGTGCGCTTCGTGGCGACGCCGGCCCAGCACTTCTCGGGCCGCTCGCTGCGCGACCGCGACAGCACGCTGTGGGCGTCCTGGGTGATCCTGCACGAGGACCTGCGCCTGTTCTTCAGCGGCGACACCGGCTACTTCAAGGGCTTCAAGGAGATCGGCGCCAAGTACGGCCCCTTCGACCTGGCGATGGTCGAGACCGGGGCCTACGACAAGATGTGGCCGGACGTGCACATGCAGCCCGAGGAAACCCTCCAAGCCTTCCTCGACCTCGACGCCCGCTGGCTGCTGCCGGTCCATAACGGCACCTTCGACCTGGCGATGCACCGCTGGCAGGAACCGCTGGAGCGCATCTCCGAGCTGGCCGCCGGGCGCGGCGTGGCGCTGACGACGCCCGAGATGGGCGAGGCGCTCGACCTGCGCCGGCCGCACGCCGGCCGGGCTTGGTGGCGCGGCGCCGACTGA